From Elephas maximus indicus isolate mEleMax1 chromosome 1, mEleMax1 primary haplotype, whole genome shotgun sequence, a single genomic window includes:
- the LOC126076777 gene encoding histone H1.3: MSETAPVAPAAPAPAEKTPVKKKAKKTGAAAGKRKASGPPVSELITKAVAASKERSGVSLAALKKALAAAGYDVEKNNSRIKLGLKSLVSKGTLVQTKGTGASGSFKLNKKAASGEAKPKTKKAGSAKPKKASGAAKKPKKATGAVTPKKSAKKTPKKAKKPAAASKTKKVVKSPKKVKATKPKKAAKSPAKAKAPKPKAAKPKTAKPKVAKAKKAASKKK; this comes from the coding sequence atgtcAGAAACTGCTCCAGTTGCTCCTGCTGCTCCCGCACCTGCGGAGAAAACACCTGTGAAGAAAAAGGCGAAGAAAACGGGCGCAGCTGCAGGAAAACGCAAGGCGTCCGGGCCCCCGGTGTCCGAGCTCATCACCAAGGCGGTGGCCGCCTCCAAGGAGCGCAGCGGCGTGTCCCTGGCTGCGCTCAAGAAGGCGCTGGCAGCCGCTGGCTACGATGTGGAGAAGAATAACAGCCGTATCAAGCTGGGGCTCAAGAGCCTGGTGAGCAAGGGCACCCTGGTGCAGACCAAGGGCACTGGCGCCTCCGGCTCCTTCAAACTCAACAAGAAGGCGGCCTCTGGGGAAGCCAAGCCCAAAACCAAGAAAGCTGGTTCGGCCAAGCCGAAGAAGGCTTCCGGAGCTGCCAAGAAGCCAAAGAAGGCGACAGGGGCGGTCACCCCAAAGAAGAGTGCTAAAAAGACCCCCAAAAAGGCAAAGAAACCGGCAGCAGCTTCTAAGACTAAGAAAGTGGTCAAGAGCCCGAAGAAGGTGAAAGCAACCAAACCCAAGAAGGCCGCCAAGAGCCCAGCTAAGGCTAAGGCTCCTAAACCCAAGGCAGCCAAGCCGAAAACTGCCAAACCGAAGGTTGCAAAGGCAAAGAAGGCTGCGTccaagaaaaagtaa